One genomic window of Campylobacter curvus includes the following:
- the fdh3B gene encoding formate dehydrogenase FDH3 subunit beta: protein MARMKFFVDDSRCISCFACQVACSSAHELPVGLYRRKVITLNDGIEGKEVSTTIACQHCTDAPCEQVCPVDCFYIRADGIVLHDKHKCIGCAYCLYACPFGAPQFPRDGAFGIKGKMDKCTMCAGGPEPTNTHEEFELYGQNRIAEGKVPMCAAVCSTNALLVGDATDVSNIYRKRVMLKDVGIVSNTVQ, encoded by the coding sequence ATGGCAAGAATGAAATTTTTCGTAGATGATAGCAGGTGTATAAGCTGCTTTGCTTGTCAGGTGGCGTGCTCCTCGGCTCATGAGCTTCCAGTTGGTCTTTATCGCCGTAAGGTCATAACATTAAATGACGGTATCGAGGGCAAAGAGGTTTCCACCACTATCGCTTGTCAGCACTGCACTGACGCACCTTGCGAGCAAGTATGTCCGGTGGATTGTTTTTATATCAGGGCTGATGGCATCGTCCTTCATGATAAGCATAAATGTATAGGCTGTGCATACTGCCTATACGCCTGCCCGTTCGGAGCTCCGCAGTTCCCACGCGACGGAGCGTTTGGCATAAAGGGCAAGATGGACAAATGCACCATGTGTGCAGGCGGTCCTGAGCCTACAAATACCCACGAGGAATTCGAGCTATACGGACAAAATCGTATAGCGGAGGGTAAAGTGCCTATGTGTGCGGCTGTATGCTCCACAAATGCACTCCTGGTCGGCGATGCTACGGACGTTTCAAACATTTATAGGAAACGTGTGATGCTCAAGGATGTAGGTATCGTTTCAAATACAGTACAATAA
- a CDS encoding FTR1 family iron permease — protein MKNFIKFLLIMLLPLWLNAKNEDYAQVAEQIKTSLEKVLAEYKAGNTQDAVTHTQEAYFGLFEDVEGAIRINLGQKKAYDMEKQFGEIRKAIKAGESVDDVTARIEKINSQIAEVLPAIISGHRLVGEYSDTPAAPASSGFDTSKFVPEWRVAFESMSKDINSAIDAYDNDKKDDAQRDVENAKFVDYRNTKLEIAVRQHIDNGKSVDADIQRKMSEAISGISNGISKDDFKSKLNEVIKITYDAVAKLPADTAKIAAVDMSNETSDETDTQTDYTPVVKNINDKIAAAIQTYKAGDAKKAIADVQDLYFDEFEGSGMENSVGARDVNLKTAIEGSFGAIPALMKSGASIDKIEAAAATMSDQLNTALGKTSTPTSPWFLFISAFTIILREGFEALIIVAAVVAYLVKTGNDAKMGKVVYSSVGVAVVLSFVMAWIMNLIFGQAAGQKRELMEGIVMLIAVGLLFYVGFWLLSNAGAKKWNEYIKSHVTESLANDSAMALWWTVFLAVFREGAETVLFYQSLIFDAKDSSGYSAIGAGFIAGLVILLVVYFVFKRFSIKIPIKPFFVFTSAIIFYMSIVFVGKGVMELVEGKIFVPTIINGLEFPQWMGDWFGLKPYYESLIPQILMITALVVGIIIMKKRKEKTN, from the coding sequence ATGAAAAATTTCATAAAATTCCTACTCATCATGCTGTTGCCTTTATGGCTAAACGCAAAGAATGAAGACTACGCCCAGGTAGCCGAACAGATCAAAACTTCACTCGAAAAAGTCCTAGCCGAATATAAAGCCGGCAACACCCAAGATGCCGTCACTCATACGCAAGAGGCCTACTTTGGCTTGTTTGAAGATGTCGAAGGCGCTATACGTATAAATTTAGGTCAAAAAAAGGCCTACGATATGGAAAAGCAGTTTGGCGAGATCAGAAAGGCTATCAAGGCCGGAGAATCGGTAGATGATGTCACTGCCAGGATAGAAAAGATAAATTCTCAAATCGCCGAAGTCCTACCTGCGATCATAAGCGGACATAGACTTGTAGGAGAGTATTCGGATACTCCCGCTGCACCGGCAAGCAGTGGCTTTGACACGTCCAAATTTGTACCTGAGTGGAGAGTAGCGTTTGAAAGTATGTCAAAGGATATAAATAGCGCTATCGATGCTTATGATAACGATAAAAAAGATGACGCTCAAAGAGATGTGGAGAATGCTAAATTCGTAGATTATCGCAATACAAAACTCGAGATCGCCGTGCGTCAGCATATAGATAACGGCAAAAGCGTAGATGCCGATATACAAAGAAAGATGAGCGAAGCGATAAGCGGCATAAGCAATGGCATCAGCAAAGACGATTTTAAAAGCAAACTAAATGAAGTGATAAAAATAACCTATGATGCGGTAGCTAAACTACCTGCAGATACCGCTAAGATCGCTGCCGTGGATATGAGTAACGAAACCAGCGACGAAACAGATACTCAAACTGATTACACGCCAGTCGTTAAAAATATCAACGATAAAATCGCCGCTGCGATACAAACCTACAAGGCCGGAGACGCTAAAAAGGCGATCGCTGACGTGCAGGATCTATATTTTGACGAGTTTGAGGGCAGTGGTATGGAAAACAGCGTGGGAGCTCGCGATGTAAATTTAAAAACCGCTATCGAGGGAAGCTTCGGTGCTATCCCGGCTTTGATGAAATCAGGTGCGAGCATAGATAAGATAGAAGCCGCCGCAGCTACTATGAGCGATCAGCTAAATACAGCTCTGGGCAAAACCAGCACTCCGACTTCGCCTTGGTTTTTATTCATCTCGGCATTTACTATCATCTTGCGTGAGGGCTTTGAGGCTCTCATCATCGTAGCAGCCGTGGTCGCATACTTAGTAAAAACCGGCAATGACGCCAAAATGGGCAAGGTCGTATATAGCTCAGTCGGCGTAGCAGTCGTTTTAAGTTTTGTCATGGCGTGGATCATGAACCTCATTTTTGGTCAAGCAGCCGGTCAAAAGCGCGAGCTGATGGAAGGCATCGTCATGCTCATAGCCGTAGGACTGCTCTTTTACGTGGGCTTTTGGCTACTATCAAATGCGGGTGCTAAAAAATGGAACGAGTATATCAAGTCTCATGTGACTGAGTCGCTAGCCAATGACTCGGCTATGGCGCTTTGGTGGACGGTATTTTTAGCCGTATTTAGAGAGGGTGCAGAGACAGTGCTCTTTTATCAGTCGCTTATCTTTGATGCCAAAGACAGCAGCGGCTACTCGGCTATCGGTGCTGGTTTCATCGCCGGTCTCGTGATACTGCTAGTCGTATATTTTGTATTTAAGAGATTTTCTATTAAAATTCCTATCAAGCCGTTTTTCGTCTTTACATCAGCGATCATATTTTATATGTCGATCGTCTTTGTCGGTAAGGGCGTGATGGAGCTGGTCGAGGGTAAAATTTTTGTTCCGACTATCATAAACGGACTAGAATTCCCGCAATGGATGGGCGATTGGTTTGGCTTGAAGCCATACTATGAGAGCTTGATACCGCAAATTTTGATGATCACGGCTTTGGTCGTTGGCATAATCATAATGAAAAAAAGAAAAGAAAAAACAAACTAA
- a CDS encoding formate dehydrogenase subunit alpha, which produces MSQGSHCCKGIDQIDLTKSKQRIKYPMKKVNGKWERISWETAINEIGDKMLEIRKKHGPDCVEFLGSAKFNNEQSYYFRKFAAFWGTNNNDHVARIUHSATVAGVANTWGYGAMTNHFGDMAANSKAILCIGANSAVANPVGGMKHMLQARDRNNAKIIVVDPIFTKTAAKADHFVRLRPGTDIAFIYGMLHLIFKNGWEDKEVIRTRSYGIDEIRKEAEKWTPEETSNVTGVPVDQLIEVTRIFATTKPATLIWALGITQHSVGSSNTRILSILQLVLGNMGKPGGGCNIIRGHDNVQGSTDMGNLADTLPMYYGLADTAWKHYCKGWGVDFDEFVKRFAVSTKEPKQGGAPVKGTKFEEYYYHDPKNPEDRNWRNEKGWSLSKWWQGVLKEEKTFSSGELKVLWVQGTGLTSMAHTVKIQEALSKLDMLVVAEPFVNEIAILSDRKDGVYILPVASAFENEGSVNATNRAGQWRTQVVKPLYESKGDHEVMFEFAKKFGFYEEFTRALRMRIVDGEPKEVNKDFVWPDDATREIAMTGHSIGMQGRTPERLKRHQANWENFDPDTLMGIGGEVKGEYYSLPWPCWDEKHPGTPILYDISKPYAEGGSGFRNRFGLEHNGVSQLADESVTVKDSKIKGGHPQITKDNIEKVLGITLTEEERAKIGNSWSDDYSGIINAKCREFGIVPYGNARARAIVWEFTDQIPKHREPIHSPRWDLVKKYPTFDDQARNFRVASRFISEQQKEDWSKDFPTIISSMRLVNLSGAGMIERTSKYLSAITPEMFAYVNPELAMDKGIKDGDMIWIHSPQGTKIKVKCFHNHTVTPDRICLPYNFAGIMQGVDLSDRYPEGTKPYVIGESSNTVTNYGFDPVTQISEFNAGLCRIEKADEMGFKTKFFNEYGESDPHNG; this is translated from the coding sequence ATCTCACAAGGAAGCCACTGCTGCAAGGGAATCGATCAAATCGATCTAACAAAAAGTAAGCAACGTATAAAATATCCGATGAAAAAAGTAAATGGTAAGTGGGAGCGTATCAGCTGGGAGACTGCCATAAATGAGATCGGCGATAAGATGCTCGAGATCCGTAAAAAACACGGACCAGATTGCGTCGAGTTTTTAGGTTCGGCTAAATTTAACAACGAACAATCATATTATTTTAGAAAATTTGCAGCTTTTTGGGGCACGAACAACAACGATCACGTAGCACGTATCTGACATAGCGCAACAGTCGCCGGTGTGGCGAATACTTGGGGTTATGGCGCGATGACGAATCACTTTGGTGATATGGCTGCGAACTCAAAAGCTATTTTATGTATAGGTGCAAATTCTGCCGTTGCAAATCCTGTCGGAGGTATGAAACACATGCTTCAAGCTCGCGATAGAAATAACGCAAAGATAATCGTTGTAGATCCTATATTTACAAAGACTGCCGCTAAAGCCGATCATTTCGTAAGGCTTAGACCAGGAACCGATATAGCGTTTATATATGGCATGCTTCATCTTATCTTTAAAAACGGCTGGGAGGACAAAGAGGTCATAAGGACTCGCTCTTACGGCATAGACGAGATCAGAAAAGAGGCCGAAAAATGGACTCCTGAAGAGACTAGTAACGTTACTGGTGTTCCCGTAGATCAATTGATAGAAGTTACAAGAATTTTTGCTACAACTAAGCCGGCTACGCTTATTTGGGCTTTGGGTATCACTCAACACTCCGTAGGAAGCTCAAATACCAGAATTTTATCCATCTTGCAGCTAGTGCTAGGAAATATGGGTAAGCCAGGTGGCGGATGTAACATCATCAGAGGACACGACAATGTTCAAGGCTCTACCGATATGGGCAACCTTGCTGATACATTGCCGATGTATTACGGTCTTGCTGATACTGCGTGGAAGCACTACTGCAAAGGCTGGGGCGTTGATTTTGATGAATTCGTAAAACGCTTTGCGGTCTCGACAAAAGAGCCAAAGCAGGGCGGTGCACCGGTAAAAGGCACTAAATTTGAAGAGTATTATTATCACGATCCAAAAAATCCTGAAGATAGAAACTGGCGAAATGAAAAAGGCTGGTCACTATCAAAATGGTGGCAGGGCGTGCTTAAAGAAGAAAAGACTTTCTCCAGCGGCGAGCTAAAGGTTCTTTGGGTGCAAGGAACGGGTCTAACATCTATGGCTCATACGGTCAAAATTCAAGAAGCTCTTAGTAAGCTTGATATGCTTGTTGTTGCAGAGCCGTTTGTCAATGAGATCGCGATCCTTAGCGATAGAAAAGATGGAGTTTATATCTTACCAGTCGCAAGTGCTTTTGAAAACGAGGGTAGCGTAAATGCGACAAATCGTGCAGGTCAGTGGAGGACTCAAGTCGTAAAACCTTTATATGAGAGCAAAGGCGACCATGAGGTCATGTTTGAGTTTGCAAAGAAATTTGGCTTTTATGAAGAGTTTACTAGGGCACTTCGTATGAGGATCGTCGATGGCGAGCCAAAAGAGGTCAATAAAGACTTTGTATGGCCTGACGACGCTACTCGCGAGATAGCTATGACAGGACATTCTATCGGTATGCAAGGACGAACTCCGGAAAGACTAAAGAGGCATCAAGCAAACTGGGAAAATTTCGACCCTGATACGCTTATGGGCATAGGCGGAGAGGTCAAGGGTGAGTATTATTCGCTTCCATGGCCTTGCTGGGATGAAAAACACCCTGGCACCCCAATACTTTATGATATCAGCAAGCCTTATGCTGAGGGCGGAAGTGGCTTTAGAAATCGCTTTGGTTTGGAGCATAACGGAGTTAGCCAGTTGGCTGATGAGAGCGTGACTGTAAAAGACTCTAAGATCAAAGGCGGACACCCTCAGATCACAAAAGATAATATCGAAAAAGTGCTTGGTATCACTCTTACAGAAGAAGAAAGAGCAAAGATCGGAAATAGCTGGAGCGATGATTATAGCGGTATTATCAATGCTAAATGCCGTGAATTTGGTATCGTGCCTTATGGTAACGCAAGAGCGCGTGCGATCGTTTGGGAATTTACAGATCAAATTCCAAAACATCGCGAGCCTATCCACTCTCCGCGCTGGGATCTGGTCAAAAAATATCCTACGTTTGACGATCAAGCGCGAAATTTCCGTGTTGCAAGTAGGTTTATCAGCGAACAGCAAAAAGAGGACTGGAGCAAGGACTTCCCGACTATCATCAGCTCTATGCGCTTAGTAAATTTAAGTGGTGCAGGCATGATCGAGAGGACTAGTAAATATCTATCTGCGATCACGCCTGAGATGTTTGCATATGTAAATCCTGAGCTTGCTATGGATAAAGGCATAAAAGATGGTGACATGATATGGATACATAGCCCGCAAGGCACAAAGATAAAGGTAAAATGCTTCCATAATCATACGGTCACCCCGGATCGTATCTGCTTGCCTTATAACTTTGCTGGTATCATGCAAGGCGTTGATTTATCAGATAGATATCCTGAGGGAACTAAGCCTTATGTTATAGGCGAGAGCTCAAATACCGTCACAAACTACGGCTTTGACCCTGTTACTCAAATTTCAGAATTCAATGCCGGACTTTGCAGGATCGAAAAGGCTGATGAAATGGGCTTTAAGACAAAATTTTTCAATGAATACGGCGAATCTGATCCGCACAATGGCTAA
- a CDS encoding 4Fe-4S binding protein, with protein MKEFGFYNPSGEAVMLNEQIEVTTDENAHFLVSNSPRLSADIIAPEIDFYLKSSSDGVLEKAKTALMLYEARATCFDLAKDIDYEKKVGKNVVVVSNGGRENLAQILKDNGYKVIELSHIEVKFVYGAVGELSVIVTREEGEFEIDCDFLLAQNAREYMLKQSGCIEIAHMSDDEILEFLNAHSPSYPYKSFITYDSSICQYHERREEICGRCVEVCPSVAILKEDETKHLVFSHIDCVNCGECVSVCPSGSIDYSLMPRAAFIEVARMYKGKIALIVPRVSDLENLNVNLPTNVVPFAIEGEKFLSQTHLLTLLQESGANVILYSNARLKGTSMAIDIVNQIYELKFKKTAVFVAKNERELKEALLKVEFIEGSEHHISEYALAKREIFAKRLEFLVGDENLGAIYTDEPIRYGYVTINQDTCTLCASCVGACNVNALIADKNENSIKFNPSVCTACGYCELSCAEKDTIKLNVGKVELEPKFFTYNELAKDELFKCIECGKEFATKKAVEKIATIMAPRFASQPDKIKTLYCCADCKAKIMVRAQLAAAQRGEIYE; from the coding sequence ATGAAAGAATTTGGCTTTTACAACCCTAGCGGCGAGGCCGTGATGCTAAACGAGCAGATCGAAGTGACCACCGATGAAAACGCTCATTTTTTAGTATCGAATTCGCCAAGATTGAGCGCTGATATTATCGCGCCGGAGATAGATTTTTATCTTAAAAGCTCAAGCGATGGCGTCCTCGAAAAGGCAAAAACCGCTCTCATGCTCTACGAGGCGCGCGCGACCTGTTTTGACTTGGCAAAGGACATCGACTACGAGAAAAAGGTCGGTAAAAACGTAGTCGTAGTAAGTAACGGCGGACGCGAAAATTTAGCTCAAATTTTAAAAGATAACGGCTACAAAGTGATCGAGCTTTCTCACATCGAAGTGAAATTCGTCTACGGCGCGGTCGGAGAGCTTAGCGTCATCGTCACTCGCGAAGAGGGCGAATTTGAGATCGACTGTGACTTTTTACTCGCTCAAAACGCCCGCGAATACATGCTAAAACAAAGCGGTTGTATCGAGATAGCACACATGAGCGATGATGAAATTTTAGAATTTTTGAACGCTCACTCGCCAAGCTATCCTTACAAAAGCTTCATCACTTATGATTCTAGTATTTGCCAGTATCACGAGCGCAGAGAGGAGATCTGCGGCAGATGCGTCGAGGTCTGCCCTAGCGTAGCGATACTAAAAGAGGACGAGACCAAGCATCTTGTGTTTTCGCACATTGACTGTGTGAACTGCGGCGAGTGCGTGAGCGTTTGTCCTAGCGGCTCGATCGATTATTCGCTCATGCCTAGAGCGGCGTTTATCGAGGTAGCCAGGATGTATAAGGGCAAGATCGCGCTTATAGTGCCGCGCGTAAGCGATCTTGAAAATTTAAACGTAAATTTACCTACCAATGTAGTGCCGTTTGCGATAGAGGGCGAGAAATTTTTGAGCCAAACGCATCTTTTGACCCTGCTTCAAGAAAGCGGTGCAAACGTTATCCTCTACTCAAATGCCAGGCTAAAAGGCACGAGTATGGCGATTGACATCGTAAATCAAATTTACGAGCTGAAATTTAAAAAAACCGCCGTTTTCGTCGCCAAAAACGAAAGAGAGCTAAAGGAGGCGCTTTTAAAAGTGGAATTCATCGAAGGCAGCGAACATCACATCAGCGAATACGCCCTAGCAAAACGCGAAATTTTCGCTAAGAGGCTGGAATTTCTAGTCGGCGATGAAAATTTAGGCGCGATCTACACTGACGAGCCGATAAGATACGGCTATGTCACGATAAATCAAGACACCTGCACGCTTTGCGCCAGCTGCGTCGGAGCTTGCAACGTAAATGCCTTGATAGCCGATAAAAATGAAAATTCTATCAAATTCAATCCTAGCGTCTGCACGGCGTGCGGATATTGCGAGCTTAGCTGCGCCGAAAAAGATACGATCAAACTAAACGTCGGCAAGGTCGAGCTGGAGCCAAAATTTTTCACCTATAACGAGCTTGCCAAAGACGAGCTATTTAAATGTATAGAGTGTGGCAAAGAGTTTGCGACCAAAAAAGCGGTCGAAAAGATAGCCACGATCATGGCGCCGCGCTTTGCCTCGCAACCGGACAAGATAAAGACGCTTTATTGTTGCGCCGACTGCAAGGCAAAGATAATGGTAAGAGCTCAGCTCGCAGCCGCTCAAAGGGGAGAAATTTATGAGTAA
- a CDS encoding TorD/DmsD family molecular chaperone — translation MSKNVEILKARSYYYEFLAMPFFFYETPDKFNLWRAQLDELATNPLNEESANAFAELEKFDFKAFKAEQNSVLFDLSYINVPLGISFYEEGRDEGAARLRAIEILKKSGYRRDVIKCTSSEDFVGFVFLLMVTFLRDEAKEEINEQSFSTELFESLINGFIDEFIQMLHDHEKAEFFRSLALVMKSFFALERSLLAIEAPQRDKNVQSPAEAALNRKPYQTKMPTAKSKIYWDEFTAL, via the coding sequence ATGAGTAAAAACGTCGAAATTTTAAAGGCGAGATCTTACTACTACGAATTTTTAGCAATGCCTTTTTTCTTTTACGAGACGCCGGATAAATTTAACCTTTGGCGTGCTCAGCTTGACGAGCTAGCGACAAATCCGCTAAACGAAGAGAGTGCAAACGCCTTTGCAGAGCTTGAAAAATTTGACTTTAAGGCGTTTAAAGCCGAGCAAAATTCAGTGCTATTTGACCTAAGCTACATAAATGTGCCTCTTGGTATCAGCTTTTATGAAGAGGGGCGAGACGAGGGTGCGGCTAGGCTACGTGCCATCGAAATTTTAAAGAAGAGCGGCTACCGTCGAGACGTGATAAAATGCACAAGCAGCGAGGATTTCGTAGGATTTGTGTTTCTTTTGATGGTTACGTTTTTAAGAGATGAAGCAAAAGAGGAGATAAATGAGCAAAGCTTTAGTACTGAGCTTTTTGAGAGCTTGATAAACGGCTTTATAGATGAGTTTATACAAATGCTTCATGACCATGAGAAGGCGGAATTTTTCAGGTCGTTAGCCTTAGTGATGAAAAGCTTTTTTGCACTTGAGCGCTCGCTTTTAGCGATCGAAGCCCCGCAAAGGGATAAAAACGTGCAAAGCCCGGCCGAGGCGGCGCTTAACCGCAAACCTTATCAAACTAAAATGCCGACTGCAAAATCTAAAATATACTGGGACGAATTTACTGCATTATAA
- a CDS encoding iron transporter, which produces MNKILSSALAFSLAASFAVAGEHPIGEPVEANGMEIAAVYLQPIDMEPKGVDLAPSLADMHMEADIHAIAGNKNGFGEGEWIPYLKINYELKNLDNGKVKKGTFMPMVASDGPHYGANIKMDTGVGNYELKFHIDNPEKQGFGRHADKETGVGKWFEPFTTTYKFQWTGGPVK; this is translated from the coding sequence ATGAATAAAATTTTAAGTTCAGCTTTGGCGTTCAGCCTTGCTGCAAGTTTCGCGGTTGCGGGGGAGCACCCTATCGGCGAGCCTGTTGAGGCTAACGGTATGGAGATCGCCGCTGTTTATCTACAACCTATCGATATGGAGCCAAAAGGCGTAGATCTAGCTCCAAGCTTAGCCGACATGCACATGGAGGCTGACATCCACGCTATCGCCGGTAACAAAAACGGCTTTGGTGAGGGCGAGTGGATACCTTATCTAAAGATCAACTACGAGCTAAAAAACCTTGATAACGGCAAAGTCAAAAAAGGAACATTCATGCCTATGGTCGCTAGCGACGGACCTCACTACGGTGCAAACATCAAAATGGATACCGGCGTGGGCAACTATGAGCTGAAATTCCATATCGACAATCCTGAAAAACAAGGCTTTGGTCGCCATGCGGACAAAGAGACAGGTGTTGGTAAATGGTTCGAGCCTTTCACGACAACTTACAAATTCCAATGGACAGGTGGTCCTGTCAAATAA